A stretch of the Nosocomiicoccus ampullae genome encodes the following:
- the cysK gene encoding cysteine synthase A — protein MSNKVFNNINEAIGHTPLVKLNRLTDDNMADVYVKLEFMNPGSSVKDRIALAMIEAAEEAGKLTKDTTIVEPTSGNTGIGLAMVAASKGYKAVLVMPDTMSKERRNLLKAYGAELVLTPGADGMKGAIKKANELAEKDGYFMPQQFENPANPKIHENTTGPELVEQAKSAGFTIDAFIAGVGTGGTVTGVGHVLKENNPNTKVYALEPSDSPVLSGGESGPHKLQGLGAGFVPDTLDTEVYDGVVKVENETAFEYARKLAKEEGILGGISSGAAVYAALEEAKKLGKGKTVVTVLPSNGERYLSTPLFNFE, from the coding sequence ATGTCTAACAAAGTATTTAACAATATTAATGAAGCGATTGGTCATACACCACTCGTCAAATTAAACAGATTAACAGATGATAATATGGCTGATGTTTATGTGAAATTAGAATTCATGAACCCAGGCTCTTCTGTTAAAGATCGTATCGCTCTTGCGATGATTGAAGCTGCAGAAGAAGCAGGTAAATTAACGAAAGATACAACAATCGTAGAACCAACAAGTGGTAACACTGGTATTGGTCTTGCGATGGTTGCAGCTAGTAAAGGATATAAAGCAGTTTTAGTTATGCCTGACACGATGAGTAAAGAACGCCGTAACTTATTAAAAGCATACGGTGCAGAACTTGTCTTAACACCAGGTGCAGATGGTATGAAAGGTGCAATTAAAAAAGCGAATGAGCTTGCTGAAAAAGATGGTTACTTCATGCCGCAACAATTCGAAAACCCTGCGAACCCTAAAATTCACGAAAACACTACAGGTCCAGAACTTGTAGAACAAGCAAAAAGTGCTGGATTCACGATCGATGCATTCATTGCAGGTGTTGGTACAGGTGGTACAGTAACAGGTGTTGGACATGTGCTAAAAGAAAACAATCCAAACACAAAAGTATACGCACTAGAACCATCAGACTCACCAGTACTTTCAGGTGGAGAATCAGGACCACATAAACTACAAGGACTTGGTGCAGGATTTGTACCAGACACGTTAGACACTGAAGTATACGATGGAGTTGTAAAAGTAGAAAATGAAACAGCATTCGAATACGCAAGAAAACTTGCTAAAGAAGAAGGAATCCTTGGTGGTATTTCTTCAGGTGCAGCAGTATATGCAGCATTAGAAGAAGCGAAGAAATTAGGTAAAGGAAAAACAGTCGTTACTGTATTACCATCAAACGGTGAAAGATATCTATCAACACCATTATTTAATTTTGAATAA
- the hslO gene encoding Hsp33 family molecular chaperone HslO codes for MTDKLIRGLGLNDEVRIFALDTTETVNEAVTRHGAYPTAAAALGRTMTATVVLGAMLKGDDKVTVTVEGGGPIGAIVTDADSKGHVRGYVQHPDVHFDLNEHGKLDVRRAVGTNGYLRVAKDIGLKDNFVGSVEIISGELGEDFSYYFYHSEQVPSIVALGVLVNPDNTIKAAGGLIIQVLPSASEETITKLEQVAGDMRPISQMIDDDLSPEQIVNEVLGEDWRKLDEMPVEFECTCSKERFLNAISSIDQSEIKQMIEEDGGAEAVCNFCRNTIWIEKEELEELLN; via the coding sequence ATGACAGACAAATTAATTCGTGGCTTAGGCTTAAATGATGAAGTTAGAATTTTTGCATTAGACACGACGGAAACAGTAAATGAAGCAGTGACTAGACATGGTGCATATCCAACAGCTGCTGCAGCTTTAGGACGTACAATGACTGCAACAGTTGTACTCGGTGCAATGTTAAAAGGTGACGATAAAGTAACAGTTACAGTCGAAGGTGGTGGACCGATTGGTGCCATCGTCACAGACGCTGACTCAAAAGGACACGTCCGTGGATACGTTCAACACCCTGACGTTCACTTTGACTTAAACGAACATGGGAAACTAGATGTAAGACGTGCAGTCGGAACAAATGGTTACTTAAGAGTGGCAAAAGATATCGGACTAAAAGACAACTTCGTTGGATCTGTAGAAATTATTTCAGGAGAACTCGGAGAAGACTTCTCATACTACTTCTACCACTCAGAACAAGTCCCATCGATTGTTGCTCTTGGTGTACTTGTTAATCCAGACAATACAATCAAAGCAGCAGGTGGTTTAATCATCCAAGTTCTACCGTCAGCAAGTGAGGAGACAATCACAAAACTTGAACAAGTCGCTGGCGACATGCGTCCAATCTCTCAAATGATTGACGACGACTTATCACCAGAACAAATTGTCAATGAAGTACTTGGCGAAGACTGGAGAAAGTTAGACGAAATGCCAGTAGAATTTGAATGTACGTGCAGTAAAGAAAGATTCTTAAACGCAATCTCATCAATTGATCAAAGTGAAATCAAACAAATGATTGAAGAAGACGGAGGCGCAGAAGCAGTGTGTAACTTCTGCCGAAATACAATTTGGATTGAAAAAGAAGAACTCGAAGAGTTATTAAACTAG
- a CDS encoding YSIRK-type signal peptide-containing protein (The YSIRK form of extended signal peptide directs nascent proteins to the cross-wall site, while signal peptides lacking YSIRK direct proteins instead to the cell pole. A large fraction of YSIRK proteins are surface proteins anchored by sortase-mediated processing of a C-terminal LPXTG motif.) has translation MGKKYDFIPNRLNKYSIRRFTVGTASILIGSLLFLGQDVEASEQIESAKTDEENNLEVTTNADQETLETTPDSTEETQKDIVNDSVDNFEETSKQETEENDQSLTEQSTPEEQKFETEEVETSEDSVEAEQVEEQPQKETSEKSNENNTPEQQPLETEENQNPEVKVEDDQTKEQPQRETPKEPVEEKQNENSQQESDETQESPQEELEALPKKEVSKDKSLEEQEEIVKSKEDVKVALYNNDKDEREKSAAPQEFIDKYNATTNRKEMVETMLSEIYESEDVEGIMNNLDVDYNTISANDLYNSVIYAGLEYASQQKNAFTSFAVRENPNQIYDSLEQIGEQFNLKKIDPNTGVTINGEGSTALNQYPAYYTVEAVPNHSTNNMDFTVKWKVDKNATESAHRAVVGGLNFGSAYKVPSVIKGQSTITGTKNPIVSNHNMSIGGKPGYPPGYASNTFIEITKFPVKNDGHIEYRFSVPVTDWNGDLGFYGNIGMYSQDVAGTAVRPDTFDNYFRDQHYIKVSSNPEKEFEFRDDISDVDEIPYQIEYRVSKDLPMGEQRTIREGKNGKRGTIYTIVSYDGEDVGKLIKETYNEAPTNKLVELGIGNLDSEDEAPKPPIVDPKLSGENTITGESVPNADIQINVGGKTYTTKSDDSGRFSTTLPDYTLKQGETITATATVDGKTSQPGKTIVPRDGRTPSIKTDVVRGKNDEGKDGSWITIRNSETNEEIDKFFVPDGAKGEKGDKGEDGESPEVEVIDNGDGTKTIFIKNPGEDEPQKAIIKDGKDGNSSVITQERGTKDGRTGVYVTVWETDSKGNQIDGTEKTEFIPDGKDGADGKDGQTYAPVVEKGEDGTTTIKFYPVDPKTGEPDTSQAPIATGEVKDGQDGKDGVDGEDGKDGQTYAPVVEKGEDGTTTIKFYPVDPKTGEPDTSQAPIATGEVKDGQDGKDGVDGEDGKDGQTYAPVVEKGEDGTTTIKFYPVDPKTGEPDTSQAPIATGEVKDGQDGKDGVDGEDGKDGQTYAPVVEKGEDGTTTIKFYPVDPKTGEPDTSQAPIATGEVKDGQDGKDGVDGEDGKDGQTYAPVVEKGEDGTTTIKFYPVDPKTGQPDTSQDPIASGEVKDGQDGKDGVDGEDGADGEDGQTYAPVVEKGEDGTTTIKFYPVDPKTGEPDTSQDPIATGEVKDGQDGKSPEVEVRDNEDGTHTIVVTNPDGSTTETTVKDGQDGKSPEVEVRDNEDGTHTIVVTNPDGSTTETTVKDGQDGKSPEVEVRDNEDGTHTIVVTNPDGSTTETTVKDGQDGKDGVDGEDGKDGQTYAPVVEKGEDGTTTIKFYPVDPKTGQPDTSQDPIASGEVKDGQDGKDGVDGKDGNTVRVENNDDGTYDIVVVDPEGNEVSRNTVRDGKDGADGKDGQTPNIEVVPSEDPENPGYTLIITNPETGETEEIFVRDGQDGKDGVDGEDGADGKDGQTPNIEVVPSEDPENPGYTIVITNPETGETEEIFVRDGQDGKDGVDGKDGNTVRVENNDDGTYDIVVVDPEGNEVSRNTVRDGKDGADGKDGQTPNIEVVPSEDPENPGYTIVITNPETGETEEIFVRDGQDGKDGVDGKDGNTVRVENNDDGTYDIVVVDPEGNEVSRNTVRDGKDGADGKDGQTPNIEVVPSEDPENPGYTIVITNPETGETEEIFVRDGQDGKDGVDGKDGQTPNIEVVPSEDPENPGYTLIITNPETGETEEIFVRDGQDGKDGVDGEDGADGKDGQTPNIEVVPSEDPENPGYTLIITNPETGETEEIFVRDGQDGKDGVDGKDGNTVRVENNDDGTYDIVVVDPEGNEVSRNTVRDGKDGADGKDGQTPNIEVVPSEDPENPGYTIVITNPETGETEEIFVRDGQDGKDGVDGKDGNTVRVENNDDGTYDIVVVDPEGNEVSRNTVRDGKDGADGKDGQTPNIEVVPSEDPENPGYTIVITNPETGETEEIFVRDGQDGKDGVDGEDGADGKDGQTPNIEVVPSEDPENPGYTIVITNPETGETEEIFVRDGQDGKDGVDGKDGNTVRVENNDDGTYDIVVVDPEGNEVSRNTVRDGKDGADGKDGQTPNIEVVPSEDPENPGYTLIITNPETGETEEIFVRDGQDGKDGVDGEDGADGKDGQTPNVETKEVKDKDGNVIGERLIFTDESGKVLDETTIYHGRDGKDGADGQDGKDGQSVDVEVRPVLDSNGKVIGQELIFRDKETNAELDRGIIYSGKDGADGKDGKDGQSVDVEVRPVLDSNGKEIGKEFIFRDKETKVELDRGIIYNGQDGKDGADGKEGKDNGITNSNVNDIFIDQNNNIIVEREDGSKEKLGQLPSESVIKNVIVNVNNEVVLVYNDGKTINIGKLPTTNGKDGKSAYELWLEQGHTGTIDDFFEWLKGKDGKTPSIDSNEIKDENGDVTGVHIIIRDGDGNIVNEYDIYNGRDGKDVGTPTVETETIYDENKNELGYTIIVKDGNGNKLNEFDIRHGKDGKDGVDGQDGESITVISQKTDKDGNITLEFSDGSTVVIPGGKDGKSIFITGNYRDENNNTVIEFSDGTSIIIPCNCGTNGSEDTPEDSDETPNEPGEPEGTPEDSDETPNEPGESEDTPEDSDETPNEPGEPEDTPEDSDETPNEPGEPEDTPEDSGETSEEPGESEDTPEDSDETPNEPGESEDTPEDSDETPNEPGEPEDTPVQPSKPVVSENVQNETPKSTNDHGEVKENTLPETGETNNGTALSATALLLIGTSMLAGTRRRKED, from the coding sequence ATGGGAAAAAAGTACGATTTTATTCCTAATCGATTAAACAAATATTCGATTAGAAGATTTACAGTTGGAACCGCATCTATCCTGATTGGTTCATTACTATTTTTAGGTCAGGATGTAGAAGCAAGTGAACAAATTGAAAGTGCAAAAACAGATGAAGAGAACAACTTAGAAGTTACAACCAATGCCGATCAAGAAACTCTTGAAACAACACCAGATAGCACTGAAGAAACACAAAAAGATATAGTAAATGATTCAGTGGATAATTTTGAAGAGACATCAAAACAAGAAACTGAAGAGAACGATCAATCTCTAACAGAACAATCAACTCCAGAAGAACAAAAATTTGAAACAGAAGAAGTCGAAACCTCAGAAGATTCAGTAGAAGCTGAACAAGTAGAAGAGCAGCCTCAAAAAGAAACTTCAGAAAAGTCAAATGAAAATAACACTCCAGAACAACAGCCACTTGAAACAGAGGAAAATCAAAATCCAGAAGTTAAAGTAGAAGATGATCAAACAAAAGAACAACCCCAAAGAGAAACTCCAAAAGAGCCAGTTGAAGAAAAACAAAATGAAAACTCACAACAAGAATCTGATGAAACACAAGAATCACCTCAAGAAGAATTAGAAGCACTTCCTAAAAAAGAAGTATCTAAAGATAAATCATTAGAAGAACAAGAAGAAATTGTAAAATCTAAAGAAGATGTAAAAGTTGCTCTATATAATAATGACAAAGATGAAAGAGAAAAATCAGCAGCACCTCAAGAATTTATAGATAAATATAATGCAACAACCAATCGTAAAGAAATGGTAGAAACAATGCTTTCAGAAATTTATGAAAGCGAAGATGTTGAAGGTATTATGAATAATCTAGATGTTGATTACAATACTATTTCAGCAAATGACTTATATAATTCTGTTATTTATGCAGGCTTAGAATATGCGAGTCAGCAAAAAAATGCATTTACTTCTTTTGCTGTAAGAGAAAATCCAAATCAAATTTATGATTCATTAGAGCAAATAGGAGAACAATTTAACCTTAAAAAAATAGATCCAAATACAGGTGTTACAATTAATGGAGAAGGATCTACTGCTTTAAATCAATATCCAGCCTATTACACTGTTGAAGCAGTACCAAATCATTCGACAAATAATATGGATTTTACAGTCAAATGGAAAGTTGATAAAAATGCTACAGAAAGTGCCCACCGTGCTGTAGTTGGGGGGTTAAATTTTGGTAGTGCTTATAAAGTGCCTTCAGTAATTAAAGGCCAGTCGACTATAACAGGGACAAAAAATCCAATTGTTTCTAATCACAATATGTCTATTGGAGGAAAACCTGGCTATCCTCCAGGCTATGCGTCAAATACATTTATAGAAATAACTAAATTTCCAGTAAAAAACGATGGTCATATAGAATATAGATTTAGTGTTCCAGTAACAGATTGGAACGGAGATTTAGGTTTCTATGGAAATATCGGAATGTATTCTCAAGATGTGGCTGGTACAGCAGTTAGACCAGACACTTTTGATAACTACTTTAGAGATCAACACTATATTAAAGTATCAAGTAACCCAGAAAAAGAATTTGAATTTAGAGATGATATATCAGATGTTGACGAAATACCATATCAAATTGAGTATAGAGTATCTAAAGATTTACCTATGGGTGAACAAAGAACTATTAGAGAAGGTAAAAATGGTAAACGTGGAACAATCTATACTATTGTAAGTTACGATGGAGAAGATGTAGGAAAACTAATAAAAGAAACATATAATGAAGCACCTACTAATAAATTAGTAGAATTAGGTATCGGTAACTTAGATAGTGAAGATGAAGCACCTAAACCACCAATTGTAGATCCAAAACTTTCTGGAGAAAATACTATTACTGGTGAGTCAGTACCTAATGCAGATATACAAATTAATGTTGGTGGTAAAACTTATACAACAAAATCTGATGATTCTGGTAGATTCAGTACTACATTACCTGACTATACTTTAAAACAAGGTGAAACTATCACAGCTACTGCGACAGTTGATGGTAAAACAAGTCAACCAGGTAAAACTATTGTACCTCGAGATGGACGAACACCATCTATTAAAACCGATGTAGTCAGAGGTAAGAATGATGAAGGAAAAGATGGTAGCTGGATTACAATTAGAAATTCAGAGACTAATGAAGAAATTGATAAATTCTTTGTCCCAGATGGAGCTAAGGGTGAAAAAGGCGATAAAGGTGAAGATGGTGAGTCACCAGAGGTAGAAGTTATAGATAACGGAGATGGCACAAAAACTATCTTTATTAAAAATCCGGGTGAAGATGAACCGCAAAAAGCAATTATTAAAGATGGAAAAGATGGTAACTCTTCAGTTATTACTCAAGAAAGAGGAACTAAAGATGGTCGTACCGGAGTATATGTTACGGTATGGGAAACAGACTCAAAAGGTAATCAGATTGATGGAACTGAAAAAACAGAATTTATTCCTGACGGTAAAGACGGAGCTGATGGTAAAGACGGTCAAACATATGCTCCAGTAGTAGAAAAAGGAGAAGATGGAACAACAACAATCAAGTTCTATCCAGTAGATCCTAAGACTGGTGAACCAGATACAAGTCAAGCCCCAATCGCAACAGGCGAAGTTAAAGACGGTCAAGATGGTAAAGACGGCGTTGACGGTGAAGACGGAAAAGACGGTCAAACATATGCTCCAGTAGTAGAAAAAGGAGAAGATGGAACAACAACAATCAAGTTCTATCCAGTAGATCCTAAGACTGGTGAACCAGATACAAGTCAAGCCCCAATCGCAACAGGCGAAGTTAAAGACGGTCAAGATGGTAAAGACGGTGTTGACGGTGAAGACGGAAAAGACGGTCAAACATATGCTCCAGTAGTAGAAAAAGGAGAAGATGGAACAACAACAATCAAGTTCTATCCAGTAGATCCTAAGACTGGTGAACCAGATACAAGTCAAGCCCCAATCGCAACAGGCGAAGTTAAAGACGGTCAAGATGGTAAAGACGGTGTTGACGGTGAAGACGGAAAAGACGGTCAAACATATGCTCCAGTAGTAGAAAAAGGAGAAGATGGAACAACAACAATCAAGTTCTATCCAGTAGATCCTAAGACTGGTGAACCAGATACAAGTCAAGCCCCAATCGCAACAGGCGAAGTTAAAGACGGTCAAGATGGTAAAGACGGTGTTGACGGTGAAGACGGAAAAGACGGTCAAACATATGCTCCAGTAGTAGAAAAAGGAGAAGATGGAACAACAACAATCAAGTTCTATCCAGTAGATCCTAAGACTGGTCAACCAGATACAAGTCAAGATCCAATTGCGTCAGGTGAAGTTAAAGACGGTCAAGATGGTAAAGACGGCGTTGACGGTGAAGACGGAGCTGATGGTGAAGACGGTCAGACATATGCTCCAGTAGTAGAAAAAGGAGAAGATGGAACAACAACAATCAAGTTCTATCCAGTAGATCCTAAGACTGGTGAACCAGATACAAGTCAAGACCCAATCGCAACAGGTGAAGTTAAAGACGGCCAAGATGGTAAGTCACCAGAAGTAGAAGTTAGAGACAACGAAGACGGAACACATACAATTGTTGTGACAAACCCAGATGGATCAACAACAGAAACAACAGTTAAAGACGGCCAAGATGGTAAGTCACCAGAAGTAGAAGTTAGAGACAACGAAGACGGAACACATACAATTGTTGTGACAAACCCAGATGGATCAACAACAGAAACAACAGTTAAAGACGGTCAAGATGGTAAGTCACCAGAAGTAGAAGTTAGAGACAACGAAGACGGAACACATACAATTGTTGTGACAAACCCAGATGGATCAACAACAGAAACAACAGTTAAAGACGGTCAAGATGGTAAAGACGGTGTTGACGGTGAAGACGGAAAAGACGGTCAAACATATGCTCCAGTAGTAGAAAAAGGAGAAGATGGAACAACAACAATCAAGTTCTATCCAGTAGATCCTAAGACTGGTCAACCAGATACAAGTCAAGATCCAATTGCGTCAGGTGAAGTTAAAGACGGTCAAGATGGTAAAGACGGCGTTGACGGTAAAGACGGCAACACAGTCCGTGTTGAAAACAATGATGACGGCACGTATGACATTGTTGTTGTAGACCCAGAAGGCAACGAAGTTAGCCGTAATACAGTCCGTGATGGTAAAGATGGAGCTGATGGTAAAGACGGACAGACTCCAAATATCGAAGTCGTACCAAGTGAAGATCCAGAAAATCCAGGATATACACTCATCATTACTAACCCTGAGACTGGTGAAACAGAAGAAATCTTTGTTAGAGATGGCCAAGACGGTAAAGACGGCGTTGACGGTGAAGACGGAGCTGATGGTAAAGACGGACAGACTCCAAATATCGAAGTTGTACCAAGTGAAGACCCAGAAAACCCAGGATATACAATCGTCATTACTAACCCTGAGACTGGTGAAACAGAAGAAATCTTTGTTAGAGACGGCCAAGACGGTAAAGATGGTGTTGACGGTAAAGACGGCAACACAGTCCGTGTTGAAAACAATGATGACGGCACGTATGACATTGTTGTTGTAGACCCAGAAGGCAACGAAGTTAGCCGTAATACAGTCCGTGATGGTAAAGATGGAGCTGATGGTAAAGACGGACAGACTCCAAATATCGAAGTCGTACCAAGTGAAGATCCAGAAAATCCAGGATATACAATCGTCATTACTAACCCTGAGACTGGTGAAACAGAAGAAATCTTTGTTAGAGACGGCCAAGACGGTAAAGATGGTGTTGACGGTAAAGACGGCAACACAGTCCGTGTTGAAAACAATGATGACGGCACGTATGACATTGTTGTTGTAGACCCAGAAGGCAACGAAGTTAGCCGTAATACAGTCCGTGATGGTAAAGATGGAGCTGATGGTAAAGACGGACAGACTCCAAATATCGAAGTCGTACCAAGTGAAGATCCAGAAAATCCAGGATATACAATCGTCATTACTAACCCTGAGACTGGTGAAACAGAAGAAATCTTTGTTAGAGACGGTCAAGATGGTAAAGACGGCGTTGACGGTAAAGACGGACAGACTCCGAATATCGAAGTCGTACCAAGTGAAGATCCAGAAAACCCAGGATATACACTCATCATTACTAACCCTGAGACTGGTGAAACAGAAGAAATCTTTGTTAGAGATGGCCAAGACGGTAAAGACGGCGTTGACGGTGAAGACGGAGCTGATGGTAAAGACGGACAGACTCCAAATATCGAAGTCGTACCAAGTGAAGATCCAGAAAACCCAGGATATACACTCATCATTACTAACCCTGAGACTGGTGAAACAGAAGAAATCTTTGTTAGAGACGGCCAAGACGGTAAAGATGGTGTTGACGGTAAAGACGGCAACACAGTCCGTGTTGAAAACAATGATGACGGCACGTATGACATTGTTGTTGTAGACCCAGAAGGCAACGAAGTTAGCCGTAATACAGTCCGTGATGGTAAAGATGGAGCTGATGGTAAAGACGGACAGACTCCGAATATCGAAGTCGTACCAAGTGAAGACCCAGAAAACCCAGGATATACAATCGTCATTACTAACCCTGAGACTGGTGAAACAGAAGAAATCTTTGTTAGAGACGGCCAAGACGGTAAAGATGGTGTTGACGGTAAAGACGGCAACACAGTCCGTGTTGAAAACAATGATGACGGCACGTATGACATTGTTGTTGTAGACCCAGAAGGCAACGAAGTTAGCCGTAATACAGTCCGTGATGGTAAAGATGGAGCTGATGGTAAAGACGGACAGACTCCAAATATCGAAGTCGTACCAAGTGAAGATCCAGAAAATCCAGGATATACAATCGTCATTACTAACCCTGAGACTGGTGAAACAGAAGAAATCTTTGTTAGAGATGGCCAAGACGGTAAAGACGGCGTTGACGGTGAAGACGGAGCTGATGGTAAAGACGGACAGACTCCAAATATCGAAGTCGTACCAAGTGAAGATCCAGAAAACCCAGGATATACAATCGTCATTACTAACCCTGAGACTGGTGAAACAGAAGAAATCTTTGTTAGAGACGGCCAAGACGGTAAAGATGGTGTTGACGGTAAAGACGGCAACACAGTCCGTGTTGAAAACAATGATGACGGCACGTATGACATTGTTGTTGTAGACCCAGAAGGCAACGAAGTTAGCCGTAATACAGTCCGTGATGGTAAAGATGGAGCTGATGGTAAAGACGGACAGACTCCGAATATCGAAGTCGTACCAAGTGAAGATCCAGAAAATCCAGGATATACACTCATCATTACTAACCCTGAGACTGGTGAAACAGAAGAAATCTTTGTTAGAGACGGTCAAGATGGTAAAGATGGTGTTGACGGTGAAGACGGAGCTGATGGTAAAGACGGACAGACTCCAAATGTTGAAACTAAAGAAGTTAAAGACAAAGACGGTAATGTAATTGGAGAGAGATTAATCTTTACTGATGAATCAGGAAAAGTTCTAGATGAAACTACAATTTACCATGGCAGAGATGGTAAAGATGGTGCTGACGGTCAAGACGGAAAAGATGGTCAATCTGTCGATGTGGAAGTACGTCCAGTCCTAGATTCTAATGGTAAAGTGATCGGGCAAGAGCTTATCTTCCGTGACAAAGAAACAAATGCAGAGTTAGACCGTGGAATTATCTACAGTGGTAAAGATGGTGCTGACGGTAAAGATGGAAAAGATGGTCAATCTGTTGATGTGGAAGTACGTCCAGTCTTAGATTCTAATGGTAAAGAAATTGGAAAAGAATTTATCTTCCGCGATAAAGAAACAAAAGTAGAGTTAGATCGAGGAATTATTTATAATGGCCAAGACGGAAAAGATGGAGCTGACGGCAAAGAAGGTAAAGATAATGGAATTACAAACTCAAATGTAAATGATATCTTTATTGATCAAAACAATAACATTATTGTAGAACGTGAAGATGGTAGTAAAGAAAAATTAGGACAACTACCTTCAGAGTCAGTGATTAAAAATGTTATTGTTAATGTTAATAATGAAGTCGTATTAGTGTATAACGATGGTAAGACTATAAACATTGGAAAACTTCCAACAACTAATGGAAAAGACGGTAAATCTGCTTATGAATTATGGCTAGAACAAGGTCATACAGGAACAATTGATGATTTCTTTGAATGGTTAAAAGGAAAAGATGGTAAGACACCATCTATTGATTCAAATGAAATCAAAGATGAAAATGGCGATGTGACTGGTGTTCATATCATTATCAGAGATGGCGATGGAAACATTGTTAATGAATATGATATTTACAACGGTAGAGATGGAAAAGATGTTGGTACACCAACTGTTGAAACTGAAACAATTTACGATGAGAATAAGAATGAGCTTGGATATACTATTATTGTTAAAGATGGTAATGGTAATAAGCTAAATGAATTCGATATTCGACATGGTAAAGACGGCAAAGATGGAGTAGATGGACAAGATGGTGAATCAATTACAGTTATAAGCCAAAAAACAGATAAAGACGGTAATATTACATTAGAGTTCAGTGATGGATCTACTGTAGTTATACCTGGAGGTAAGGATGGTAAGTCCATCTTTATAACAGGAAATTACAGAG